From a single Eubalaena glacialis isolate mEubGla1 chromosome 15, mEubGla1.1.hap2.+ XY, whole genome shotgun sequence genomic region:
- the RTL10 gene encoding protein Bop, protein MPRGRRQGPRNPIRAAANYANAHPWQVDGATPGVAYTPLVDPWIERPCCGDPVCVRTTMEQKSSASGAVGSKPAERGPPAMCMGPRPLRVDFHWVPGSDPGTFDGSPWLLDRFLAQLGDYMSFRFEHYRDNLSRVCEILGRLTGRARAWAAPYLDGDLPLPDNYELFCQDLEEVIQNPNNFAEYHAAGPCSLPLASSQPPVAPQLPVVRQYLARFSEALALNMGTPLRSVPAALATPTVSSSNSTSRNTLFEQLLAMESSPGPAEPPALSSSAGSTSPGPVGPSSSQPGEAAPKPVPAVAESAEPPAQKPGPTNPGGPGPQKTKEVSETEAGQEASIGTPQGAVDTPATPGEPPFCPTPQPTALDSEHGLGRCGSAPLS, encoded by the coding sequence ATGCCTCGTGGCCGGCGCCAGGGCCCTCGCAATCCCATCCGGGCGGCAGCCAACTACGCCAATGCACACCCCTGGCAGGTGGACGGGGCCACTCCTGGGGTTGCGTACACCCCCCTAGTGGATCCCTGGATTGAGCGGCCCTGCTGTGGGGAccctgtgtgtgtgcgcacgaCCATGGAGCAGAAGAGCTCGGCGAGTGGTGCTGTGGGCAGTAAGCCCGCAGAGAGGGGCCCCCCAGCAATGTGCATGGGCCCGCGGCCCCTCAGGGTGGACTTCCACTGGGTGCCCGGCTCGGACCCAGGCACCTTCGATGGCTCCCCTTGGCTGCTGGACCGCTTTCTGGCCCAGCTGGGCGATTACATGTCCTTCCGCTTTGAGCACTACCGGGACAACCTCAGCCGCGTCTGCGAGATCCTCGGGCGCTTGACGGGCCGAGCCCGGGCATGGGCAGCCCCCTACCTCGATGGAGACCTGCCCCTGCCCGACAACTATGAGCTTTTTTGCCAGGATCTTGAGGAAGTTATTCAAAACCCGAACAACTTTGCTGAGTACCACGCTGCAGGGCCCTGTTCTTTGCCTCTGGCCTCGAGCCAGCCACCAGTGGCCCCACAGCTGCCTGTGGTGAGACAGTACTTAGCTAGGTTCTCAGAGGCCCTGGCCCTCAACATGGGCACTCCCCTCAGGTCTGTCCCCGCTGCTCTGGCCACCCCCACTGTTTCTAGTTCCAATTCCACATCTAGAAATACTCTATTTGAGCAGCTGCTAGCCATGGAGAGCAGCCCTGGGCCTGCGGAGCCTCCTGCCTTGTCCAGCTCTGCAGGCAGCACCAGTCCTGGTCCCGTGGGGCCATCTTCCTCCCAGCCGGGGGAGGCGGCCCCCAAACCTGTCCCTGCAGTTGCAGAATCTGCTGAACCCCCTGCCCAGAAACCAGGTCCCACTAACCCAGGGGGTCCAGgaccccagaaaacaaaggaggTTTCTGAGACAGAGGCAGGCCAGGAGGCATCCATAGGTACCCCACAGGGGGCAGTGGACACCCCAGCGACCCCAGGAGAACCACCATTCTGTCCCACGCCCCAACCCACAGCACTGGATTCCGAACACGGCCTGGGCAGGTGTGGCAGTGCCCCCTTGTCATGA